A segment of the Rickettsia bellii RML369-C genome:
AATTAAACGAGTATACAAATAAGTAGTTTTAAAGTATAGTATACTAAATTTAAAACTTTATTCCTTTTTATGAGTTCAAATAAAATCAATAAGAAGTCGATTGCACGTATTGCAGCAATACAAGCTATATATCAACATATGTTACGGAACAATGACAATATAGATGATATAATAGAAAATGTACTTTCTTTTTATCGCAACGATACTTCTATGACTGATTCACCCATAAAAATATCACTAACTATAAGTCATTTTAAAATGTTGGTAAAGTTGGTATTTGAAAATATTGATAAAATAGATGAAATTATAAGTAATCATCTAGTAAATGATAAAAACCAAAATCATATACCTATTTTGCTACAAGCTTTATTACGCAGTGGTATATGTGAATTATTATTTTTTCCAGATATACCTACTAAAGTAATAATTAATGAATATACAGATATAGCAAATGATATGCTAAATGATCACGAAATAGGCTTTGTTAATTCTATATTAGATAAAATAGCACACGAAAATAAAAGATTTTATGACAAATAATTTAAGCGGTTATAGAAATAAGTTTGTTAGAGTTAAGACTTCTAAAAAACGCACTGTTTCTTCTAGTAACTGGCTAAGGCGTCAGTTAAATGATCCTTATGTTGCAAAAGCACGCATTGAAGGCTTTAGATCAAGGGCTGCGTATAAACTTCTTGAGATTCATGAAAAATTTAAAATTTTCACTCCAAATATGAAAGTAGTGGATTTAGGAGCAGCTCCAGGAGGATGGAGTCAAGTAGCTTCTAAACTTATTAAAGCTACGGATGGTAATTTAAAAAATAAAATAATTTCAGTCGATTTACTTGAAATCGAACCAATTCCTGGAGTTGAATCTTTTCAAAAAGATTTCTTTGAAAAAGA
Coding sequences within it:
- a CDS encoding RlmE family RNA methyltransferase, whose amino-acid sequence is MTNNLSGYRNKFVRVKTSKKRTVSSSNWLRRQLNDPYVAKARIEGFRSRAAYKLLEIHEKFKIFTPNMKVVDLGAAPGGWSQVASKLIKATDGNLKNKIISVDLLEIEPIPGVESFQKDFFEKDTEELIIQALKGKADIVLSDMASNTIGHKATDHIRTLLLCEQAFEFALKVLNPSGHFIAKIFRGGAENELLNKVKREFSTVKHFKPSSSRKESTEIYLVALNRK
- the nusB gene encoding transcription antitermination factor NusB yields the protein MSSNKINKKSIARIAAIQAIYQHMLRNNDNIDDIIENVLSFYRNDTSMTDSPIKISLTISHFKMLVKLVFENIDKIDEIISNHLVNDKNQNHIPILLQALLRSGICELLFFPDIPTKVIINEYTDIANDMLNDHEIGFVNSILDKIAHENKRFYDK